The following are encoded together in the Azospirillum lipoferum 4B genome:
- a CDS encoding hemolysin family protein encodes MSEISDSRTPRDDHGAEDHSLGHLFKGWLRTVWGGREDNSLRGTIEELIAGLDDPAGEDGEDSLGSGERALLTNILKLRDRTVADVMVPRADIIAVEIETPFPTLVQRVAEEGHSRLPVFRETLDDVVGIIHIKDVLTLLAKQAISPEGLPHRPDLTGIIREAKIVAPSMHVLDLLVQMRQTRQHMALVVDEFGGIDGLVTIEDLVEEIVGEIEDEHDETAAPRLVERPDGSLIADARLPIEDFEHRVGPVLSEEEREDIDTLGGLVVSIAGRVPGLGERLVHPSGLEFEIVDADSRRLKRLRVHNVPANSSKLAATA; translated from the coding sequence ATGAGCGAAATATCCGACAGTCGCACGCCCCGTGATGACCACGGGGCCGAAGACCATTCCCTGGGCCACCTGTTCAAGGGGTGGCTCCGCACAGTCTGGGGCGGCCGCGAGGACAATTCCCTGCGCGGCACGATCGAGGAACTGATCGCAGGCCTGGACGATCCCGCCGGCGAGGACGGCGAAGATTCGCTGGGATCCGGCGAGCGTGCGCTGCTGACCAACATCCTGAAGCTGCGCGACCGCACCGTCGCCGACGTGATGGTGCCGCGCGCCGACATCATCGCGGTCGAGATCGAAACGCCCTTCCCCACCCTGGTCCAGCGCGTCGCCGAGGAAGGCCATTCCCGCCTGCCGGTGTTCCGCGAGACGTTGGACGACGTGGTCGGCATCATCCACATCAAGGACGTGCTGACCCTGCTGGCGAAGCAGGCGATCTCGCCGGAGGGCCTGCCCCACCGGCCGGACCTGACCGGCATCATCCGCGAGGCGAAGATCGTCGCCCCCTCCATGCATGTGCTCGACCTGCTGGTGCAGATGCGCCAGACCCGCCAGCACATGGCGCTGGTGGTGGACGAGTTCGGCGGCATCGACGGCCTCGTCACCATCGAGGATCTGGTGGAGGAGATCGTCGGCGAGATCGAGGACGAGCATGACGAGACCGCGGCGCCGCGGCTGGTCGAGCGTCCCGACGGCAGCCTGATCGCCGACGCCCGCCTGCCCATCGAGGATTTCGAGCACCGCGTCGGCCCGGTCCTGTCCGAGGAGGAGCGCGAGGACATCGACACGCTCGGCGGTCTGGTCGTCTCCATCGCCGGCCGCGTGCCCGGCCTGGGCGAGCGGCTGGTCCACCCCTCGGGCCTGGAGTTCGAGATCGTGGATGCCGACTCCCGCCGCCTGAAGCGCCTGCGCGTCCACAACGTTCCGGCCAACAGCTCCAAACTGGCGGCGACGGCCTGA
- the ybeY gene encoding rRNA maturation RNase YbeY, translating into MTSAVDITVSREAGDWAEDAEWLAERAALAALGAAYDDEEGPAELSVVLADDALVHRLNREYRGKDKPTNVLSFALTEAEEPEAQDGMPVMLGDVILAYETVAREASEQRKNFKDHMTHLVMHGVLHLLGYDHETDDEAEEMEALETRLLASFGIADPYAANHQPPDR; encoded by the coding sequence ATGACCAGCGCGGTCGATATCACTGTTTCACGTGAAGCTGGCGATTGGGCCGAGGACGCCGAGTGGCTGGCCGAGCGCGCGGCGCTTGCCGCCCTGGGCGCCGCCTATGACGACGAGGAAGGACCGGCCGAACTGTCGGTCGTCCTGGCCGACGACGCGCTGGTCCACAGGCTGAACCGCGAGTATCGCGGCAAGGACAAGCCGACCAACGTGCTGTCCTTCGCCCTGACCGAAGCGGAGGAGCCGGAAGCGCAAGACGGCATGCCCGTCATGCTGGGCGACGTCATACTGGCCTATGAAACGGTCGCCCGCGAGGCCTCCGAACAGCGGAAAAACTTCAAAGACCACATGACTCACCTTGTGATGCATGGTGTTCTGCATCTGCTGGGCTATGATCACGAGACCGACGACGAGGCCGAGGAGATGGAGGCGCTGGAAACCCGGTTGCTCGCCAGCTTCGGAATCGCCGACCCCTATGCCGCCAACCACCAACCGCCGGACCGATGA
- a CDS encoding PhoH family protein produces MNGLPERRIDVQFDDNRLLPMLYGEHDRHLARIESLLGVSLISRGNTLTISGPPDAAETARTALNGLYGRLTRGQTIDGGEVDGAVRMATADPVISGLAPGEEPRASGQQATITRAEIALRTRRRGPITPRSPTQAAYLQALAESELVFGLGPAGTGKTYLAVAQAVALLTTGQVDRIVLSRPAVEAGERLGFLPGDLKEKVDPYLRPLYDALHDMLPAEQVKKRLESGEIEIAPLAFMRGRTLGNAFVILDEAQNTTPMQMKMFLTRLGEGGRMVITGDISQIDLPSGTRSGLRDALDILRGVEGVRFVRFTDADVVRHPMVARIIRAYDQADAREAARKQARRANPTSEYSAPETTDREAGIVGDPE; encoded by the coding sequence TTGAACGGTCTGCCCGAACGGCGTATCGACGTTCAATTCGATGACAACCGGCTGCTGCCGATGCTGTACGGGGAGCATGACCGCCACCTCGCCCGCATCGAATCCCTTCTCGGCGTGTCGCTGATCTCCCGCGGCAACACCCTGACCATCTCCGGCCCGCCCGATGCCGCCGAGACGGCGCGGACGGCGCTGAACGGCCTGTATGGCCGGCTGACCCGCGGCCAGACCATCGACGGCGGCGAGGTCGACGGCGCCGTCCGCATGGCGACGGCCGATCCCGTCATTTCCGGGCTCGCCCCCGGTGAGGAACCGCGCGCTTCCGGCCAGCAGGCGACGATCACCCGTGCCGAGATCGCGCTGCGCACCCGCCGGCGCGGCCCGATCACCCCGCGGTCTCCCACCCAGGCCGCCTATCTGCAAGCCTTGGCGGAAAGCGAGCTGGTCTTCGGTCTCGGCCCGGCCGGCACCGGCAAGACCTACCTGGCGGTGGCGCAGGCGGTGGCGCTGCTGACGACCGGTCAGGTCGACCGCATCGTGCTGTCGCGCCCGGCGGTCGAGGCCGGCGAACGGCTGGGCTTCCTGCCCGGCGACCTGAAGGAGAAGGTCGATCCTTACCTGCGTCCGCTCTACGACGCGCTGCACGACATGCTGCCGGCGGAACAGGTGAAGAAGCGGCTGGAGTCCGGCGAGATCGAGATCGCGCCGCTGGCCTTCATGCGCGGCCGGACGCTGGGCAACGCCTTCGTCATCCTGGACGAGGCGCAGAACACCACGCCGATGCAGATGAAGATGTTCCTGACCCGTCTCGGCGAAGGCGGGCGGATGGTCATCACCGGCGATATCTCGCAGATCGACCTGCCGTCGGGCACCCGGTCGGGCCTGCGCGACGCGCTGGACATCCTGCGCGGGGTGGAGGGCGTGCGCTTCGTCCGCTTCACCGATGCCGACGTCGTCCGCCATCCGATGGTGGCCCGCATCATCCGCGCCTACGATCAGGCCGATGCCCGCGAGGCGGCGCGCAAGCAGGCTCGCCGCGCCAACCCCACATCCGAGTATTCCGCACCCGAAACGACCGACCGCGAGGCTGGCATCGTTGGAGATCCGGAATGA
- the miaB gene encoding tRNA (N6-isopentenyl adenosine(37)-C2)-methylthiotransferase MiaB, with product MTKKLFIKTWGCQMNVYDSARMADVLAPLGYQPVDEPDGADMVILNTCHIREKAAEKVFSELGRLRQLKDRKAEAEDGRMILAVAGCVAQAEGEEIVARAPFVDMVFGPQTYHTLPEMVAKASRAAGSVLNTDFPAESKFDFLPEEAASQGVSAFLAVQEGCDKFCTFCVVPYTRGAEFSRPADQILGEAKRLVAGGTREINLLGQNVNAWHGDGPDGSTWGLGRLIRELAEIDGLERIRYTTSHPRDMADDLIRAHAEVPQLMPYLHLPVQAGSDRILAAMNRKHTADDYRRLVDRLRTAKPDLAMSGDFIVGFPGESDADFAATLKLVTEIGYAQAYSFKYSPRPGTPASVDGAQVPEEVKESRLAALHQLLNAQQVAFNHSFVGRSVPVLFDRVGRRGGQLLGRSPWMQSVHAEANERLLGRIVEVRVDAALANSLAGTVVTGEYITASPFQPAVTLEASA from the coding sequence TTGACCAAGAAGCTGTTCATCAAGACCTGGGGCTGCCAGATGAACGTGTACGACTCCGCCCGGATGGCGGACGTCCTGGCACCGCTGGGCTACCAACCGGTCGATGAGCCGGACGGCGCCGACATGGTGATCCTGAACACCTGCCACATCCGCGAGAAGGCGGCCGAGAAGGTCTTCTCCGAGCTTGGCCGGCTGCGCCAGCTGAAGGACCGCAAGGCGGAGGCCGAGGACGGCCGGATGATCCTGGCGGTCGCCGGCTGCGTCGCCCAGGCCGAAGGCGAGGAGATCGTCGCCCGCGCCCCCTTCGTCGACATGGTCTTCGGCCCGCAGACCTACCACACCCTGCCGGAGATGGTGGCGAAGGCCAGCCGCGCCGCCGGCAGCGTGCTGAACACCGATTTCCCGGCCGAATCCAAGTTCGACTTCCTGCCGGAGGAAGCCGCCAGCCAGGGCGTGTCCGCCTTCCTGGCCGTGCAGGAGGGCTGCGACAAGTTCTGCACCTTCTGCGTCGTGCCCTACACCCGCGGCGCCGAGTTCTCCCGCCCCGCCGACCAGATCCTGGGCGAAGCGAAACGGCTTGTCGCCGGCGGCACGCGCGAGATCAACCTGCTGGGCCAGAACGTCAACGCCTGGCATGGCGACGGGCCGGACGGAAGCACCTGGGGCCTCGGCCGGCTGATCCGCGAACTGGCGGAGATCGACGGGCTGGAGCGCATCCGCTACACCACCTCGCATCCCCGCGACATGGCCGACGACCTGATCCGCGCCCATGCCGAGGTGCCGCAGCTGATGCCCTACCTGCATCTGCCGGTGCAGGCGGGATCGGACCGCATCCTGGCGGCGATGAACCGCAAGCACACCGCCGACGATTACCGCCGTCTGGTCGACCGGCTGCGCACCGCCAAGCCCGATCTGGCGATGTCCGGCGACTTCATCGTCGGTTTCCCCGGCGAGAGCGACGCCGATTTCGCCGCGACGCTGAAGCTGGTCACCGAGATCGGCTATGCCCAGGCCTATTCCTTCAAATACAGCCCGCGCCCCGGCACCCCGGCCTCTGTCGACGGCGCCCAGGTACCGGAAGAGGTGAAGGAGTCCCGGCTGGCGGCGCTGCACCAGCTGCTGAACGCCCAGCAGGTCGCCTTCAACCACAGCTTCGTCGGGCGCAGCGTCCCGGTGCTGTTCGACCGCGTCGGCCGCCGCGGCGGCCAGCTGCTGGGCCGCAGCCCGTGGATGCAGTCGGTCCATGCCGAGGCGAACGAGCGGCTGCTCGGCCGCATCGTCGAGGTGCGCGTGGATGCCGCGCTGGCCAACAGCCTCGCCGGCACCGTCGTGACCGGCGAATACATCACCGCCTCTCCCTTCCAGCCTGCCGTAACCTTGGAGGCAAGCGCTTGA
- a CDS encoding GNAT family N-acetyltransferase, with product MIITVEEPKHAAAIEALLDASFGPDRFTKTAYRLRDGVDPIPALNLVAIEHDEHGREVVVGTIRYWPILVGGTTQSILLGPIAVAAHLQGSGLGSKMIRMSLNKAVALGHKSVILVGDAPYYERFGFSRALTLGMEMPGPVDMNRLLGLELVEGALSGAAGMIGKPEPADAQDIAPGATPVMMQALDMPAGIQTGDSPVPFSALFSRTTAERIWTDRVRRTDWFWRGGLQAGAA from the coding sequence ATGATCATCACCGTCGAAGAGCCGAAGCACGCCGCCGCCATCGAAGCCCTGCTGGACGCCTCCTTCGGTCCCGACCGCTTCACCAAGACCGCCTACCGGCTGCGCGACGGCGTCGACCCGATCCCCGCCCTGAACCTCGTCGCCATCGAGCATGACGAGCATGGGCGCGAGGTGGTGGTGGGCACCATCCGCTACTGGCCGATCCTGGTCGGCGGAACCACCCAGTCCATCCTGCTCGGCCCCATCGCGGTCGCCGCCCACCTGCAGGGCAGCGGGCTGGGCAGCAAGATGATCCGGATGAGCCTGAACAAGGCGGTGGCGCTGGGCCACAAGTCGGTGATCCTGGTCGGCGACGCTCCCTATTACGAGCGGTTCGGCTTCTCCCGCGCCCTGACGCTGGGCATGGAGATGCCGGGTCCGGTCGACATGAACCGCCTGCTGGGCCTGGAGCTGGTCGAGGGTGCTCTGTCGGGTGCCGCCGGCATGATCGGCAAGCCGGAACCGGCCGACGCGCAGGACATCGCCCCCGGCGCCACTCCGGTGATGATGCAGGCCCTCGACATGCCGGCCGGTATCCAGACGGGAGACTCCCCCGTCCCTTTCAGCGCCCTGTTCAGCCGGACCACGGCGGAGCGAATCTGGACTGACCGCGTCCGGCGGACCGACTGGTTCTGGCGCGGCGGGCTGCAGGCCGGGGCGGCGTGA
- the apaG gene encoding Co2+/Mg2+ efflux protein ApaG — translation MYTAVTNDIRVTVQPVFLEDQSAPAESRFVWAYHVRIENEGSETVQLRTRHWRITDAMGRVQEVRGPGVVGEQPVLEPGDHFEYTSGTPLGTPSGIMAGTYGMEGADGRAFDVTIPAFSLDSPHQPMQLN, via the coding sequence ATGTACACCGCCGTAACCAACGACATCCGCGTCACCGTCCAGCCCGTGTTCCTGGAGGACCAGTCGGCCCCGGCCGAGAGCCGCTTCGTCTGGGCCTATCATGTCCGCATCGAGAACGAGGGCAGCGAGACGGTGCAGCTGCGCACCCGCCACTGGCGCATCACCGACGCCATGGGCCGCGTGCAGGAGGTGCGGGGTCCCGGCGTGGTCGGCGAGCAGCCGGTCCTGGAGCCGGGCGACCATTTCGAATACACCAGCGGCACGCCGCTCGGCACGCCGTCCGGCATCATGGCCGGCACCTACGGCATGGAAGGGGCGGACGGCCGCGCCTTCGACGTGACCATCCCGGCCTTCTCGCTGGACAGCCCGCACCAGCCGATGCAGCTGAACTGA
- the folE gene encoding GTP cyclohydrolase I FolE, which yields MLRGPGLSRPGAIVRPSRAEAEEAVRTLIRWAGDDPAREGLVGTPDRVVRSYEEFFAGYGIDPVEILSRTFEETDGYDEMVILRDIRVESYCEHHMVPIIGKAHVAYLPRRRVVGISKLARLVEAYGKRLQIQEKMTAQIANTIDEVLQPEGVAVVVEAQHQCMTTRGVHKTGVTMVTSRMLGAFRTDPSTRREFLTMIGNPTSRGMD from the coding sequence GTGCTTCGCGGCCCCGGCCTGTCCCGGCCCGGCGCCATCGTCCGTCCGTCCCGCGCCGAGGCGGAGGAAGCCGTGCGGACCCTGATCCGTTGGGCCGGGGACGATCCGGCGCGCGAAGGTCTGGTCGGCACGCCCGACCGCGTCGTCCGCTCCTATGAGGAATTCTTCGCCGGCTACGGCATCGACCCGGTGGAGATCCTGTCGCGCACCTTCGAGGAGACCGACGGCTACGACGAGATGGTCATTCTGCGCGATATCCGGGTGGAGTCCTATTGCGAGCACCACATGGTGCCGATCATCGGCAAGGCCCATGTCGCCTATCTGCCGCGCCGCCGCGTCGTCGGCATCTCCAAGCTGGCGCGTCTGGTCGAGGCCTATGGCAAGCGCCTGCAGATCCAGGAGAAGATGACCGCCCAGATCGCCAACACCATCGACGAGGTCCTGCAGCCCGAGGGCGTCGCCGTCGTGGTCGAGGCGCAGCACCAGTGCATGACCACCCGCGGCGTGCACAAGACCGGCGTGACCATGGTGACCAGCCGCATGCTGGGCGCCTTCCGCACCGACCCCTCGACCCGCCGCGAATTCCTGACGATGATCGGCAACCCGACCTCTCGCGGGATGGACTGA
- the ybaK gene encoding Cys-tRNA(Pro) deacylase: MAAKVTPAVNAAKAAGVAFRLMEYDYDPSADAIGLHAAESLGLDPAIVYKTLIVQLEPKALACAVIPVAAKLDLKAIAAAARAKKADLADPALAEKTTGFLVGGISPLGQKKALPTFIDASAEALPEMVVNGGRRGLQIVLAPADLAKATKATVCAIVAH; the protein is encoded by the coding sequence ATGGCGGCGAAGGTGACACCGGCGGTCAATGCGGCCAAGGCGGCGGGCGTCGCCTTCCGGCTCATGGAGTACGACTACGACCCGTCGGCCGACGCCATCGGCCTGCACGCCGCCGAATCGCTCGGGCTCGACCCCGCCATCGTCTACAAGACCCTGATCGTCCAGCTGGAGCCCAAGGCGCTGGCCTGTGCCGTCATCCCGGTCGCGGCCAAGCTGGACTTGAAGGCCATCGCCGCGGCTGCCAGGGCGAAGAAGGCCGATCTCGCCGACCCGGCGCTGGCGGAAAAGACCACCGGCTTCCTGGTCGGCGGCATCAGCCCTCTGGGCCAGAAGAAGGCGCTGCCGACCTTCATCGACGCGAGCGCCGAAGCGCTGCCGGAAATGGTGGTGAATGGCGGCAGGCGCGGCCTGCAGATCGTGCTGGCGCCCGCCGATCTGGCGAAGGCGACGAAGGCGACGGTTTGCGCCATCGTGGCACATTGA
- a CDS encoding sulfite oxidase-like oxidoreductase, with protein sequence MSDTPPKPDMTTGSEPGREVEQEGAVRDKLVATKEQWARDGRALTGHAADPARDRLPPGQRLVTDWPVLDLGITPKVTTANWTLAVDGLVENPLSWTWEDFQAQPQESFVSDIHCVTTWSRYDNRWEGVSARRLLELTRPKPEARFVVFHSFDGYTTNVALSDFDDDGVLLATTWEGQPIGRDHGGPVRIVLPKLYFWKSAKWVKRIELLAGDRKGYWEVRGYNNHADPWLEERYSD encoded by the coding sequence ATGAGCGATACACCCCCCAAACCGGACATGACCACCGGATCGGAACCGGGCCGGGAGGTCGAGCAGGAGGGTGCCGTCCGCGACAAGCTGGTCGCCACCAAGGAGCAGTGGGCCCGCGACGGCCGCGCCCTGACCGGCCATGCCGCCGACCCGGCGCGCGACCGGCTGCCGCCCGGCCAGCGGCTGGTGACCGACTGGCCGGTTCTGGACCTCGGCATCACGCCGAAGGTGACGACCGCCAACTGGACGCTGGCGGTGGATGGGCTGGTGGAGAACCCGCTGTCCTGGACCTGGGAGGATTTCCAGGCCCAGCCGCAGGAGAGCTTCGTTTCCGACATCCATTGCGTCACCACCTGGTCGCGCTACGACAACCGGTGGGAGGGCGTCAGCGCCCGCCGCCTGCTGGAACTGACCCGGCCGAAGCCGGAGGCGCGCTTCGTCGTCTTCCATTCCTTCGACGGCTACACCACCAACGTCGCCCTGTCCGATTTCGACGACGACGGCGTGCTGCTCGCCACGACATGGGAAGGCCAGCCGATCGGCCGCGACCATGGCGGGCCGGTGCGCATCGTGCTGCCCAAGCTGTATTTCTGGAAGAGCGCCAAGTGGGTGAAGCGGATCGAGCTGCTGGCCGGCGACCGCAAGGGCTATTGGGAGGTCCGCGGCTACAACAACCACGCCGACCCGTGGCTTGAGGAACGCTATTCCGATTGA
- a CDS encoding mechanosensitive ion channel domain-containing protein: MIRSATPAAPSPAHVWARAWRLFLSGGLAVLLLAALLAGAGPAALAASPAPAAAPVAPAAGAAAPAAAAPVVVDEATVQQLEALVGTLENQDARSQLVTQLRNLITAQRGLAQAKEAEGESALPQTIGARALAFLAARMDVVSRQLVQVANVFSDLPGALSWVQRQVQDDMARERWVQIAVQLAMILGIGVVAARGISWLLARPRQALAARHVGSTLLRIPMLLGRAVLELAPIVGFIVVAYTILSVTEPAPRVRLVALAVVNATVITQALLILVRMTFAPDAPNLRIVQTSDVGARRCYVWSRRLIAVAVYGYFLAEGAYVLGLPLGAYGALLKLLGVVLAAMTIALILQNRVAVADWMRGNPLSGDGDPLATARREAEGQGAVLRTARRRFAEIWHVLAILYVVVTLGVWVLNVYGGFEYLARGTTVTVVAVVVARLLVGGLNRALRRGLTMNRELAGNLPQLHMRAFHYLPIVQRIGKAAIWLVALGVALNGWGIDTLGLVESALGRRIVGSVISIGLLLAGAIVAWEVVSAMIEHFLTSTDRNGAKIERSARMRTLLPLLRNAFLILLVTMVSLITLSELGVNIAPLLAGAGVVGLAIGFGSQTLVKDIITGLFILFEDSISVGDVVDVGGGHSGVCEAISIRSIRLRDTTGAVHSIPFSSVTTVKNLTKDFSFAVFNVSVAYHEDPDHVIDTLVELGKEMQVDPEFAADILAPLEVMGVDKFADSAIVILARFKTRPIKQWGVQRAFNKKMKKRFDELGIEIPFPHMQVVAGSRPQDRALAEALSQGS, encoded by the coding sequence ATGATCCGGTCCGCAACGCCCGCCGCACCCTCCCCTGCACATGTATGGGCACGCGCCTGGCGTTTGTTCCTGTCCGGCGGCCTTGCCGTCCTGCTGCTAGCGGCCCTGCTCGCCGGGGCGGGGCCTGCCGCTCTGGCGGCCTCGCCCGCGCCGGCCGCCGCACCCGTGGCACCCGCTGCCGGCGCTGCCGCACCTGCGGCTGCGGCCCCGGTGGTGGTGGACGAGGCGACCGTGCAGCAGCTGGAGGCGCTGGTCGGCACGCTGGAGAACCAGGACGCCCGGTCGCAACTTGTCACGCAGCTGCGCAACCTGATCACCGCCCAGCGCGGGCTGGCCCAGGCCAAGGAGGCGGAAGGCGAATCGGCGCTGCCGCAGACCATCGGCGCCCGGGCGCTGGCCTTCCTGGCGGCGCGCATGGACGTGGTCAGCCGCCAGCTGGTGCAGGTCGCCAACGTCTTTTCCGACCTGCCGGGGGCCCTGTCCTGGGTGCAGCGGCAGGTGCAGGACGACATGGCACGCGAGCGCTGGGTGCAGATCGCCGTCCAGCTGGCGATGATCCTCGGCATCGGCGTCGTGGCCGCCCGCGGCATCTCCTGGCTGCTCGCCCGGCCGCGCCAGGCGCTGGCCGCCCGCCATGTCGGTTCCACCCTGCTGCGCATCCCCATGCTGCTCGGCCGTGCGGTGCTGGAACTGGCGCCGATCGTCGGCTTCATCGTCGTCGCCTACACCATCCTGTCGGTGACCGAACCGGCGCCGCGCGTGCGGCTGGTGGCGCTGGCGGTGGTGAACGCAACGGTCATCACCCAGGCGCTGCTGATCCTGGTGCGGATGACCTTCGCTCCCGATGCCCCCAACCTGCGGATCGTCCAGACCAGCGACGTCGGGGCGCGCCGCTGTTACGTCTGGTCGCGCCGCCTGATCGCCGTCGCCGTCTACGGCTATTTCCTGGCGGAGGGCGCCTATGTGCTCGGCCTGCCGCTGGGCGCCTACGGCGCGCTGTTGAAGCTGTTGGGCGTGGTGCTGGCCGCCATGACGATCGCGCTGATCCTGCAGAACCGCGTTGCCGTGGCCGACTGGATGCGCGGCAACCCGCTGTCGGGCGACGGCGACCCGCTGGCCACCGCCCGGCGCGAGGCGGAAGGGCAGGGGGCGGTCCTGCGCACCGCACGCCGCCGCTTCGCCGAGATCTGGCATGTCCTGGCCATCCTCTATGTCGTGGTGACGCTGGGCGTCTGGGTGCTGAACGTCTATGGCGGCTTCGAGTATCTGGCCCGCGGCACCACGGTGACGGTGGTGGCGGTGGTGGTGGCCCGGCTGCTGGTGGGCGGGCTGAACCGGGCGCTGCGCCGCGGCCTGACCATGAACCGCGAACTGGCCGGCAACCTGCCGCAGCTGCACATGCGCGCCTTCCATTATCTCCCCATCGTCCAGCGCATCGGCAAGGCGGCGATCTGGCTGGTCGCGCTGGGTGTCGCGCTGAACGGCTGGGGCATCGACACGCTGGGTCTGGTCGAATCCGCCTTGGGCCGCCGCATCGTCGGCAGCGTCATCTCCATCGGCCTGCTGCTGGCCGGCGCCATCGTCGCCTGGGAGGTGGTGAGCGCCATGATCGAGCATTTCCTGACCAGCACCGACAGGAACGGCGCGAAGATCGAGCGCAGCGCCCGCATGCGCACCCTGCTGCCGCTGCTGCGCAACGCCTTCCTGATCCTGCTGGTGACGATGGTGTCGCTGATCACCCTGTCGGAACTGGGCGTGAACATCGCCCCGCTGCTGGCCGGTGCCGGTGTCGTCGGTCTGGCCATCGGTTTCGGATCGCAGACCCTGGTCAAGGACATCATCACCGGCCTGTTCATCCTGTTCGAGGATTCCATCTCGGTCGGCGACGTGGTCGATGTCGGCGGCGGCCATTCCGGGGTGTGCGAGGCGATCTCCATTCGGTCGATCCGGCTGCGCGACACCACGGGTGCGGTGCATTCCATCCCCTTCAGCTCGGTGACGACGGTGAAGAACCTGACCAAGGACTTCTCCTTCGCCGTCTTCAACGTCAGCGTCGCCTATCACGAGGACCCCGACCATGTGATCGACACGCTGGTGGAACTCGGCAAGGAGATGCAGGTCGATCCGGAATTCGCCGCCGACATCCTGGCCCCGCTGGAGGTGATGGGCGTCGACAAGTTCGCCGACTCCGCCATCGTCATCCTCGCCCGCTTCAAGACGCGGCCGATCAAGCAGTGGGGAGTCCAGCGCGCCTTCAACAAGAAGATGAAGAAGCGCTTCGACGAGCTTGGCATCGAGATCCCGTTCCCGCACATGCAGGTGGTGGCCGGCAGCCGGCCGCAGGACCGCGCGCTGGCGGAGGCGCTCAGCCAGGGATCGTGA
- a CDS encoding DUF2244 domain-containing protein: protein MPIDISDSRPGDQPHGQPDGQAGDAPRGDHAGSGSVRVFFDAILHPHRSLGRSGYRVLMAVVILLNLVVAGIFVANGAWPVVPFCGLDVLALWLAFRVSYRSARQYERVRLTETSLTVQRVHWKAPERRWSFHPHWLRITHTEHADHDRSGPAGQVTLTSHGQSVGVGSFLTPDERSSFARALDDALRRWRRPPCPPAPAG from the coding sequence ATGCCCATCGACATCTCCGATTCCCGGCCCGGCGACCAGCCCCATGGCCAGCCGGACGGTCAGGCCGGCGACGCTCCCCGGGGGGACCACGCCGGCAGCGGTTCCGTGCGCGTGTTCTTCGATGCCATCCTCCATCCCCACCGCAGCCTGGGCCGTAGCGGCTACCGGGTGCTGATGGCGGTGGTGATCCTGCTGAATCTGGTCGTCGCCGGCATCTTCGTCGCCAATGGCGCCTGGCCGGTGGTGCCCTTCTGCGGTTTGGACGTGCTGGCGCTGTGGCTGGCCTTCCGCGTCAGCTACCGCTCCGCCCGCCAGTATGAGCGGGTGCGGCTGACCGAAACCTCCCTGACGGTGCAGCGGGTCCACTGGAAGGCGCCGGAGCGTCGCTGGTCCTTCCATCCCCACTGGCTGCGGATCACCCACACCGAGCACGCCGACCACGACCGCAGCGGTCCGGCGGGTCAGGTGACGCTGACCTCGCACGGCCAGTCGGTCGGCGTCGGCAGCTTCCTGACGCCGGACGAACGCTCCAGTTTCGCCCGCGCGCTGGACGACGCATTGCGCCGCTGGCGCCGCCCGCCCTGCCCGCCGGCCCCGGCCGGGTAA
- the nth gene encoding endonuclease III — protein sequence MKPAAVQEFFRRLSAANPEPRSELEYVNPYTLLVAVVLSAQATDVGVNKATGPLFKVVTTPEQMVALGEEGLRRYIKTIGLFNTKAKNVIRLSELLIERHGGEVPRDREALEQLPGVGRKTANVVLNVAFGEETIAVDTHIFRVGNRTGLAPGKTPDAVEAKLLKAVPKLYRRHAHHWLILHGRYVCKARKPDCPICPVADLCAFKDKVIA from the coding sequence ATGAAGCCCGCCGCCGTCCAGGAATTCTTCCGCCGTCTGTCCGCCGCCAACCCGGAACCCCGGAGCGAGCTGGAATACGTCAATCCTTACACGCTGCTGGTCGCCGTCGTGCTGTCGGCCCAGGCGACCGACGTCGGCGTGAACAAGGCCACCGGCCCGCTGTTCAAGGTCGTCACCACGCCCGAACAGATGGTGGCGCTCGGCGAGGAAGGCCTGCGCCGGTACATCAAGACCATCGGCCTGTTCAACACCAAGGCCAAGAACGTCATCCGCCTGTCGGAACTGCTGATCGAACGCCATGGCGGCGAGGTGCCGCGCGACCGCGAGGCGCTGGAACAGCTTCCCGGCGTCGGCCGCAAGACTGCCAACGTCGTCCTGAACGTCGCCTTCGGGGAGGAGACCATCGCGGTCGACACCCACATCTTCCGCGTCGGCAACCGTACCGGGCTCGCTCCCGGCAAGACGCCGGACGCGGTGGAGGCCAAGCTGCTGAAGGCGGTGCCGAAGCTCTACCGCCGCCATGCCCACCATTGGCTGATCCTGCACGGCCGCTATGTCTGCAAGGCCCGCAAGCCCGACTGCCCGATCTGCCCGGTGGCCGACCTCTGCGCCTTCAAGGACAAGGTCATCGCCTGA